A DNA window from Trypanosoma brucei brucei TREU927 chromosome 11 chr11_scaffold01 genomic scaffold, whole genome shotgun sequence contains the following coding sequences:
- a CDS encoding 2-oxoglutarate dehydrogenase subunit, putative — translation MMRRAFTRGACAAQSFSMVRFYTDAKTVRQPHRYDQAITAENEVYIEQLLKQYEQNPCEVDGSWIPILEKLRSGSPDAPLVQDFTRPVKDAPKSDSERRQSMGITWMVTAYERYGHHYAKVNPLRSEQDVESDRRDLLNLHYSNFGFTDQDLTKVFPVDIGGGLKEAFGENVKEATLQQIVEKLQMMYCGSIGFEFLLTEGDDVRHWFHKEILKTFEPLSKEERIHILDDVVKSCGFETFIQLKYGTQLRFGLDGAEALVPAVIALMQEASDLGVTSFVQGMPHRGRLNLLANVKVKPLTDILAEFEGKTHRNAIARLGDNKYHLGADRQIELRNGKVINFDLLCNPSHLEAMNPLVLGKARARMVVEKDSECVRTLPIIAHGDAAISGLGMGHETMGLWDLDNYRVGGTVHIITNNQVGFTTDSVDARRAKYCSDISKIHATPVLHVNSNDVEACVRAARIAARFRQTFHRDIIIDLIGYRRNGHNEADFPDFTQPQMYQIVRSLRPLVDLYSDTLVEEGVLTKEDVKAKKKEYESRLREAYETAQSCPEYTKVIPNLREDAGNASEGYDLAAEKEANLPKAVETGVDIEVLRRVGLHVTTIPSEVKKVHPVVERTYAARKKAIESGEGAEWCLAEMLAFGATALEGTHVRLAGEDVERGTFTQRHAAVTDLETNKKYIPLCSLSEDQALVTICNSSLSEFGVSGFELGYNAVNPHTLGMWEAQFGDFANGAQVIFDQFLCCGEEKWNAKYSLVLSLPHGYSGAGPEHSSARIERYLQLCSDTDVVPHNFRRGCPLQLLEVRIQRFNWQVCYPSTPANYFHVLRRQVRRGDPKPLVVFFSKARLRAPNVSSLSEMSTGTSFKPVIDTAVNDEVIARKVLFCTGQIESIVDDRRKKLQAEKPGVHDDVVLVKLEQLSPFPWEQVADVLEKYHSRNPNVQFAWLQEEPKNMGSWAYVRPRLQRLLRHLGMAGSSDFLPYVGRVTAASPSTGYATVHAEEEAEIIRQALA, via the coding sequence ATGATGCGCCGTGCCTTTACGCGGGGTGCATGCGCAGCTCAGTCGTTCAGCATGGTACGCTTTTATACGGATGCCAAAACTGTTCGGCAGCCGCACCGCTACGACCAGGCAATCACCGCTGAGAACGAAGTATACATTGAACAGCTGCTCAAACAATACGAACAGAACCCGTGCGAAGTGGACGGCAGTTGGATACCAATTCTTGAGAAACTGCGTAGCGGCTCTCCGGATGCGCCTCTCGTGCAGGACTTCACCCGACCGGTGAAAGATGCCCCAAAAAGTGACAGCGAGCGTAGGCAAAGCATGGGCATTACTTGGATGGTTACGGCATATGAAAGGTATGGTCATCACTACGCCAAAGTGAATCCTCTCAGGAGTGAGCAAGATGTGGAAAGTGACCGAAGGGACTTGTTAAATCTTCACTACTCCAACTTCGGTTTCACAGATCAAGACCTTACCAAGGTGTTTCCTGTAGATATTGGTGGTGGCTTAAAGGAGGCTTTTGGTGAGAAtgtgaaggaagcaactctGCAGCAAATAGTGGAGAAGCTACAGATGATGTACTGTGGTTCCATTGGATTTGAGTTTCTACTAACTGAGGGTGATGACGTCCGTCACTGGTTTCACAAGGAAATCTTGAAAACGTTTGAACCCCTTAGCAAGGAAGAACGTATTCACATTTTAGACGACGTGGTGAAAAGTTGTGGCTTTGAAACCTTCATTCAGCTCAAGTATGGGACGCAGTTGCGTTTCGGTCTTGACGGCGCAGAGGCTCTTGTTCCTGCTGTAATTGCATTGATGCAAGAAGCCAGCGACCTCGGCGTCACGTCCTTTGTCCAGGGCATGCCCCACCGCGGCCGTTTGAACCTTTTAGCCAATGTGAAGGTAAAGCCGCTAACCGACATACTAGCTGAATTCGAAGGGAAGACACACCGAAATGCGATCGCTCGTCTCGGTGATAACAAATATCACCTGGGAGCAGACAGACAAATTGAATTGCGCAACGGCAAAGTTATTAACTTTGATTTACTGTGCAATCCCTCCCATTTGGAGGCCATGAATCCCCTGGTTCTTGGCAAAGCGCGCGCACGCATGGTGGTCGAGAAGGACTCTGAGTGCGTCAGGACCCTCCCCATCATTGCACACGGTGACGCCGCCATATCTGGTTTGGGAATGGGCCACGAGACCATGGGTCTTTGGGATCTTGATAACTACCGTGTCGGTGGTACCGTCCACATCATTACGAATAACCAAGTGGGCTTCACAACCGACTCGGTTGATGCTCGAAGGGCAAAGTATTGCAGTGACATTTCAAAAATACACGCCACACCCGTGTTGCACGTCAATAGCAACGATGTTGAGGCGTGTGTTCGCGCGGCGCGCATCGCGGCACGTTTCAGGCAGACGTTCCACCGTGACATTATCATTGATCTTATCGGTTACCGACGAAATGGTCACAATGAAGCAGATTTCCCCGATTTTACCCAGCCGCAAATGTACCAAATCGTTCGATCGCTTCGACCGCTGGTTGACCTTTACTCCGATACGCTGGTGGAGGAGGGTGTTCTAACAAAGGAAGATGTTaaggcaaagaagaaggaatacGAATCACGACTGCGTGAAGCCTACGAAACTGCGCAGAGCTGTCCAGAGTACACAAAGGTGATCCCTAATTTAAGGGAAGATGCGGGGAATGCGAGCGAAGGCTACGATCTTGCGGCTGAGAAGGAGGCAAACCTCCCAAAGGCAGTTGAAACGGGTGTCGACATTGAAGTACTACGCCGAGTTGGTTTGCACGTCACAACAATACCAAGCGAGGTAAAGAAGGTTCACCCCGTTGTGGAGCGTACATACGCGGCACGGAAGAAGGCCATTGAATCCGGTGAAGGTGCCGAATGGTGTTTGGCTGAGATGCTGGCGTTTGGAGCCACGGCGTTGGAAGGAACACATGTGCGGTTGGCAGGGGAGGATGTTGAGCGGGGAACTTTCACTCAGCGCCATGCCGCGGTAACAGACTTggagacaaacaaaaagtacaTACCGTTGTGTAGTCTGAGCGAAGACCAGGCGCTCGTCACGATATGCAACAGCAGTCTTTCCGAGTTCGGTGTGTCAGGCTTCGAATTGGGCTACAATGCCGTGAATCCACACACCCTGGGCATGTGGGAAGCGCAATTCGGCGACTTCGCGAATGGCGCCCAGGTTATTTTTGACCAATTCTTATGTTGTGgcgaagaaaaatggaatgCCAAATACAGCCTCGTCTTGTCACTCCCGCATGGTTACTCTGGTGCGGGTCCCGAACACAGTTCGGCCCGCATTGAGCGGTACCTGCAACTGTGCAGCGATACTGACGTGGTACCACACAACTTTCGTCGTGGCTGCCCACTCCAACTGCTGGAGGTCCGCATCCAACGTTTCAACTGGCAGGTCTGTTATCCCAGCACACCTGCAAACTACTTCCATGTTCTCCGCCGTCAAGTGCGGCGGGGAGACCCCAAAccacttgttgttttcttctcaAAGGCGCGACTTCGTGCCCCTAATGTTTCATCTCTCAGTGAGATGTCTACGGGTACGTCATTTAAGCCAGTCATCGACACCGCTGTGAACGACGAGGTTATTGCTCGCAAGGTTCTCTTCTGTACTGGTCAGATTGAGAGCATCGTGGATGATCGCCGAAAGAAGCTTCAAGCGGAAAAGCCAGGCGTTCACGACGATGTTGTACTGGTCAAGTTGGAACAGCTCTCACCATTTCCGTGGGAACAAGTGGCCGATGTATTGGAAAAGTATCACAGTCGGAACCCGAACGTCCAGTTTGCGTGGTTGCAGGAGGAACCAAAGAACATGGGTTCATGGGCGTATGTGCGGCCGCGCCTTCAAAGACTGCTCAGACACTTGGGAATGGCGGGGTCAAGTGATTTCTTGCCATATGTCGGACGCGTGACAGCGGCCTCACCATCCACCGGATACGCCACCGTTCACGCTGAGGAGGAGGCAGAAATCATCAGACAGGCGCTGGCGTAA
- a CDS encoding phosphatidylinositol (3,5) kinase, putative, which yields MRSALPERALWVDDQYATRCRGCDAPFTLLRRRHHCRHCGQIFCGDCLATTHTTTAGRIITDKIATMVGLRVDGSHKICHECDRIVRKRRFVKRYIGQPAMIANETSLHHTDETSAPKLSESPPTPNISEEHVDVAASSGEMMPTKLEATLSSSIDEKCNEKDENMVATTKLAPVPLESEQPPTEEIPTHPETPKEREISYSLAELPLYSRNSMTVWIERLRREAQGRKWDGAARPPKPLSNRCVFKAEPKAKFTVLEAAEGPTASMATVFTAPVAQEELQKLEQEVSFHLIKRASRHFMSEEVLLSGGGLDKVEWVAGICDLAWRVVSQTLVVPREHVLAHLDVICVPGGSLSETKIIPGVAFLQTVAFRQMRTTVKLPRILLLAGDVGVAVKPLTDLTEYIGSCEGYLDKQYQRIKLWNPSVIVVEGRMHHYLLDRIQRESDITLVLQAGKAALHRLSRCCSASIIRDLQYVSGMDVSDPSALGTCDTFQLIQIGGKNICAFSGLRMPSFTTVLLRGGEGGQLDAAKRILVNCAITAYHLALQAHCFADFGIGMCPEYNPDGVAGDEEGREENRRLPSPCGNLAASNLHDHVECMTFISSSPRDEDLAATLSMNIAIKYPDDVTNMDPRYTKLVTDCLEVGTALLDTAAGDDPAGVTPMSSMISNVHQHFESFSFYSDADETLREYLTARAREGDGTRLIVHGNKRVWVTVKANASSGSRTNAQGSRAFSGLGTTSQSLKLAQPCGSLQLGEKLENDSWRLPLRTEAICKQCMQDVTSNFNTVPMEPCSVHTLNISWGAFLEFLIYTSPSVVMTCGHRMCESSFLSFTLFPYSTAEVAVSIRVEELPVYDIIPPSMTMPLCADVVSMYYHHEFEELRQCVAQTIAIVQTALSPQMSQQVGMANQAKNAKQTFSQLLSSRNCITDADTTNVTEERGRSLLKQAEDLIGRLSSLQSTEGLTQVRCGEMAELIIDTQDWFAAYVALLERRGGKVSSLVDTLNLDCTSWALDMARSYCVRPDEPSSFLAVALRAIGIWSESSQDSFRSDLTPCGGYCPAPFADAYAEDIELTAIGEEVQKESMEKTVEFVLGVSPSNPTDASSPFAAICSVSDALEVLGEGVTKTKATFKHVVDCFYPWDKGETFRATVEVMFPTHFAALQYLYTEGKVDELMLSLSRCRAFKPQGGKTNSDFFITLDGRFLLKQIKQAELLHFAEFGPRYFTQLRKVYSHAIRSGVRVGSVPFGCSLGKVLGLFSLHVKGRKRLSDSSTEARFFVVMESVFYSRQPDVMYDLKGSQRNRVAREGSVVLLDQDLAKILCRGSFFFCSGETKNLFMDSITCDAHLLATSSIMDYSLIVGVDHTTRQLYVGIIDYLHPYTGAKAIESKVKAGLETVLGGQGRDPTIIDPPSYRERFTRWLGDCVFSVPTKRLAVPWVTGREGKSGDSCSLA from the coding sequence atGCGCAGTGCGCTTCCAGAACGAGCCCTGTGGGTTGACGACCAGTACGCAACGCGTTGTCGTGGGTGTGATGCTCCTTTCACATTACTTCGCCGCCGTCACCACTGCCGACACTGTGGACAGATATTCTGCGGCGACTGTTTAGCAACTACTCATACGACTACTGCAGGCCGTATAATCACCGATAAAATAGCAACAATGGTGGGCCTTCGTGTGGATGGGTCCCACAAAATATGTCACGAGTGTGATCGCATTGTCCGCAAGCGCCGCTTCGTTAAGCGCTACATAGGGCAACCGGCAATGATTGCAAATGAGACATCTTTACATCACACAGATGAAACATCGGCACCAAAGCTTTCTGAATCACCGCCGACCCCAAACATAAGTGAAGAGCACGTCGATGTCGCAGCTTCAAGTGGAGAGATGATGCCGACTAAGTTAGAGGCAACGCTCTCTTCCTCCATAGACGAAAAGTGCAATGAGAAGGATGAGAATATggtggcaacaacaaaattggCACCAGTGCCGCTTGAATCGGAGCAACCGCCCACGGAGGAAATTCCGACCCACCCCGAAACCCCGAAAGAGCGGGAGATCAGCTATAGCCTCGCAGAACTTCCGCTATACAGCCGCAACAGCATGACTGTGTGGATTGAGAGGTTACGGAGGGAGGCTCAGGGTCGCAAGTGGGACGGAGCCGCACGACCTCCAAAACCGTTAAGTAACCGTTGTGTCTTCAAAGCGGAACCCAAAGCCAAGTTCACCGTCCTGGAAGCCGCGGAGGGCCCCACCGCCTCAATGGCCACCGTTTTTACAGCACCTGTTGCTCAGGAAGAATTGCAGAAACTCGAACAGGAGGTGTCGTTTCACCTCATTAAACGTGCCTCGCGTCACTTTATGAGTGAGGAGGTGCTATTGTCGGGGGGGGGCTTGGATAAGGTGGAGTGGGTTGCTGGAATATGCGATTTAGCATGGCGTGTGGTGTCGCAAACCCTTGTCGTCCCTCGTGAACATGTACTTGCGCACTTGGACGTAATTTGTGTACCCGGAGGGTCGCTTTCTGAAACGAAAATCATTCCCGGGGTGGCCTTTCTGCAGACGGTGGCGTTTAGGCAAATGAGGACTACAGTAAAGCTCCCCCGTATTTTGCTCTTGGCGGGAGATGTGGGTGTTGCCGTGAAGCCACTGACAGACCTTACGGAATACATTGGAAGTTGTGAGGGCTATTTGGACAAGCAGTACCAACGTATTAAACTGTGGAACCCCTCGGTGATTGTCGTAGAGGGAAGGATGCATCACTACCTGTTGGACAGGATTCAGAGGGAATCAGATATCACACTTGTTCTTCAGGCTGGGAAAGCGGCACTCCATCGGTTGTCGCGCTGCTGCAGTGCAAGCATCATAAGGGACTTGCAGTACGTGAGTGGTATGGATGTTAGTGATCCCTCCGCGTTGGGAACCTGTGACACTTTTCAGCTTATCCAAATAGGGGGTAAAAATATTTGTGCATTTAGTGGACTTCGAATGCCATCTTTTACAACCGTGCTATTACGCGGAGGTGAGGGGGGGCAGTTGGATGCTGCTAAACGGATACTGGTTAATTGTGCCATAACAGCGTACCACCTTGCGCTCCAAGCGCACTGCTTCGCTGATTTCGGAATCGGGATGTGTCCAGAGTACAACCCCGATGGTGTAGCTGGCGATGAGGAGGGACGCGAGGAGAACCGGAGATTGCCATCGCCATGTGGAAACTTGGCTGCTTCgaaccttcacgatcacgtGGAGTGCATGACGTTTATTTCATCTTCCCCACGGGACGAGGACCTTGCGGCAACGCTATCGATGAATATTGCTATTAAATACCCAGATGACGTAACCAACATGGACCCGAGGTACACCAAGCTGGTGACTGATTGTCTCGAAGTCGGCACTGCCTTGCTCGACACGGCTGCAGGTGATGATCCGGCTGGGGTAACACCGATGTCGTCTATGATCTCTAACGTCCACCAGCATTTTgagtcattttctttttacagcGATGCCGATGAAACGCTTCGTGAATACCTAACTGCTCGAGCCAGAGAGGGTGACGGCACGCGCCTCATTGTTCATGGAAATAAGCGTGTCTGGGTAACGGTAAAAGCAAATgcaagcagcggcagcaggaCCAACGCACAGGGGTCGCGCGCTTTTAGTGGGTTGGGCACGACATCGCAGAGCCTTAAGTTGGCGCAACCGTGCGGTTCCCTCCAGTTGGGGGAGAAACTGGAAAATGATTCTTGGAGACTCCCACTTCGAACTGAGGCCATTTGTAAGCAATGTATGCAGGATGTTACGTCCAACTTTAATACAGTTCCAATGGAACCATGTTCTGTTCATACTTTGAACATTTCCTGGGGAGCGTTTTTGGAGTTTCTCATTTACACTTCACCTTCCGTTGTCATGACGTGTGGCCACCGCATGTGTGAAAgttccttcctctctttcacaTTGTTTCCCTACTCTACAGCGGAGGTTGCGGTATCTATTCGTGTGGAGGAACTCCCAGTGTACGACATTATTCCTCCTTCAATGACAATGCCTTTATGCGCTGACGTCGTCTCCATGTATTACCATCACGAGTTTGAGGAATTACGCCAGTGCGTTGCTCAAACTATTGCTATTGTTCAAACCGCATTGAGCCCCCAAATGAGTCAGCAAGTCGGAATGGCGAATCAAGCGAAGAATGCGAAGCAGACGTTTTCTCAACTCCTAAGCAGCCGTAATTGTATAACCGACGCTGACACAACTAATGTTActgaggaaagaggaagatcaTTGTTGAAGCAAGCGGAGGATCTTATTGGGCGCTTGTCGTCGCTGCAGAGCACGGAAGGTCTCACCCAGGTTCGTTGTGGCGAAATGGCGGAACTTATTATTGATACTCAGGATTGGTTTGCTGCGTATGTCGCTCTGCTGGAGCGCCGCGGAGGAAAGGTTTCCTCACTGGTGGACACATTGAACCTGGATTGCACATCCTGGGCGTTAGATATGGCGAGAAGCTACTGTGTTCGACCGGACGAGCCCTCATCCTTTTTGGCGGTAGCGCTTAGGGCTATAGGAATATGGTCGGAAAGCTCACAAGATTCCTTCAGAAGTGATTTGACTCCCTGCGGGGGTTATTGCCCAGCTCCCTTCGCCGATGCATACGCAGAGGACATCGAACTAACGGCCATTGGCGAAGAAGTGCAAAAAGAATCCATGGAGAAAACTGTGGAGTTTGTGCTTGGTGTTTCCCCTTCCAATCCAACAGATGCATCTTCTCCGTTTGCAGCCATTTGCTCGGTATCTGATGCGCTTGAAGTGTTGGGTGAAGGAGTCACCAAAACGAAAGCAACATTCAAGCACGTTGTGGATTGCTTTTATCCATGGGACAAGGGAGAGACGTTCCGCGCAACGGTGGAAGTGATGTTCCCTACCCATTTCGCAGCATTGCAATACCTTTACACGGAGGGCAAAGTGGACGAGTTGATGTTATCACTTTCCCGTTGTCGTGCCTTCAAACCgcaaggggggaaaacaaacagcgATTTCTTCATCACGTTAGATGGACGTTTTTTGCTGAAGCAGATCAAGCAGGCGGAGTTGCTGCACTTCGCCGAATTTGGTCCGCGATACTTCACCCAGTTGCGTAAGGTCTATAGTCATGCGATCAGAAGTGGAGTTCGTGTAGGGTCGGTGCCATTTGGGTGTTCACTGGGCAAAGTCCTTGGTCTGTTCTCTTTGCATGTGAAAGGGCGGAAGCGACTCTCGGATTCCTCCACGGAAGCCCGCTTCTTCGTTGTAATGGAAAGCGTTTTCTACTCCCGCCAACCAGACGTCATGTACGACCTGAAGGGAAGTCAGCGGAACCGTGTAGCGCGTGAGGGATCAGTGGTTCTTTTGGATCAAGACCTCGCTAAGATCCTCTGCAGgggctcttttttcttctgttccgGCGAGACCAAAAATCTCTTCATGGATAGCATAACATGCGATGCGCACCTGCTGGCTACCAGCTCCATTATGGACTACTCGCTTATTGTTGGAGTCGATCACACAACCCGCCAACTTTACGTTGGAATAATTGACTATCTTCATCCCTACACAGGGGCCAAAGCCATAGAATCTAAGGTAAAAGCGGGACTGGAAACCGTTCTTGGTGGCCAGGGGCGCGACCCAACCATTATTGATCCTCCCAGCTACCGAGAGAGATTCACGCGGTGGTTAGGAGATTGTGTGTTTAGTGTGCCCACAAAAAGACTCGCCGTGCCGTGGGTTacgggaagggagggaaagtcAGGGGATTCATGCAGTTTGGCTTAA
- a CDS encoding 65 kDa invariant surface glycoprotein-like protein, with translation MLVSLHFFCCRALLLTLASWAAASGDDDEPSTRLHKSLGSDALQVVCHIKRIADLARKDTPTYILNRIREREASALHAVGRVKHYIDQVNAIIAMRKGTPDGEKTEPLMTKIYQLCGEAEAAANSASSTVGKARAKAETAAGDVMKHAAEVSGSPQDRTTDGTGLRQLLDWHCKGNVRIPTEFECVSYGPSSSSSDGSSGSTVDCTQRRPDVNYKTLDSAKMKAAMEKWVSVKPPASETVSTGCRNYNTNEYLCAELEKWVPSYRRLTEGMLTLEQALREVSFVAAAVERQWTIAYHLYNEVEKNHDLESLSQVVNKKKHEIEATRNSTEDMEFLHRNGSFDDGLTDLSGCEGEENVGGNGDSTEGGPQSKESAEALKKSQRSKKIIVFVTVGFVSLAVAVSIVAAFLCVCRRRRLRESAARTGEVSKECAEPSAKK, from the coding sequence ATGCTGGTGtccctccatttcttttgcTGTCGTGCGCTGCTACTTACACTGGCCTCCTGGGCAGCAGCATCAGGAGACGACGACGAGCCGTCTACAAGATTACACAAGTCTCTAGGGAGCGATGCACTTCAGGTCGTATGTCATATAAAGCGGATTGCGGATCTGGCGCGAAAGGATACACCAACGTACATCCTAAACAGGATTAGGGAACGAGAAGCCTCAGCCTTGCATGCTGTGGGAAGGGTGAAGCACTATATAGATCAAGTCAATGCCATCATTGCAATGCGCAAGGGCACACCAGACGGTGAAAAGACAGAGCCCCTCATGACCAAAATTTATCAATTGTGTGGGGAGGCCGAGGCGGCTGCGAACTCCGCATCGAGTACTGTAGGAAAAGCGAGAGCGAAGGCTGAAACAGCCGCAGGGGATGTGATGAAGCACGCCGCTGAAGTGTCCGGGAGTCCTCAAGATAGAACAACGGACGGTACCGGCTTGCGGCAACTGCTCGATTGGCATTGCAAGGGCAACGTTCGCATTCCTACTGAATTTGAGTGTGTCTCTTACGGGCCTTCCAGCTCTTCATCAGATGGTAGCAGTGGGTCAACAGTGGATTGTACCCAGCGGCGCCCCGACGTGAACTACAAAACTTTAGATTCCgcaaaaatgaaagcagCCATGGAGAAATGGGTTAGTGTGAAACCACCCGCCTCGGAGACAGTTTCAACAGGATGCAGAAACTACAATACAAATGAATATTTGTGCGCGGAACTTGAGAAGTGGGTGCCGTCTTATAGACGGCTAACGGAAGGAATGCTTACCCTGGAGCAGGCATTGCGTGAAGTTAGTTTTGTGGCAGCGGCAGTAGAGCGACAGTGGACAATTGCGTACCATCTTTATAATGAGGTGGAAAAGAATCATGATTTGGAATCCCTTTCACAAGTagttaataaaaaaaagcacgAGATTGAAGCAACAAGAAACAGCACAGAGGATATGGAATTTTTGCACCGCAACGGCTCCTTCGACGACGGGCTTACTGACCTAAGTGGCTgcgagggggaggaaaacgtTGGCGGTAACGGTGACAGCACCGAAGGGGGTCCGCAGAGTAAAGAATCAGCGGAAGCCTTGAAAAAGTCGCAAAGAAGTAAGAAAATTATTGTATTTGTAACAGTTGGTTTCGTCTCACTTGCAGTTGCCGTTTCCATAGTAGCGGCGTTCTTGTGCGTGTGCAGGAGGCGGCGGCTGCGAGAGAGTGCCGCACGCACGGGGGAAGTCTCAAAGGAATGCGCAGAACCTTCAGCAAAGAAGTAA